In Patagioenas fasciata isolate bPatFas1 chromosome 18, bPatFas1.hap1, whole genome shotgun sequence, a genomic segment contains:
- the LOC136109484 gene encoding LOW QUALITY PROTEIN: uncharacterized protein (The sequence of the model RefSeq protein was modified relative to this genomic sequence to represent the inferred CDS: deleted 2 bases in 1 codon): MPTLPGCSGGLGSSSHWQAAERVFRPQKTTFLQPLCFTFQLPCAPGSLPPAPPRVPILGTDRRALAGGAALGGARAARLSAERGRRGSRRSAGGAALGGARAARLSAERGRRGSRRSAGGAALGGARAARLSAERGRRGSRRSAGGAALGGARAARLSAERGRRGSRRSAGGAALGGARAARLSAERGRRGSRRSAGGAALGGARAARLSAERGRRPELCVKRRLLAPGRGGGSGAAAAGPPGPGKGPVGATLCNKLMKSAACQQHPHLLKMKRSFHVQAEQQNKLCGPDTTQPYALTLGNMAGARSIGFLADILGSRLQHGTPIYVPAHLYKAESTWRFGKSRGQSSPMSLDKLFLAVSTLQNVCKAAPVRSHVHHHTKVKEAWESEQHHPERYHIRGNDKQIHKPSRQRKNDQAAQLQHAKLRRDSLTPRRISVPFETKMLQLKLKNSLHGPTVKSSIPAPSAVRLKTCPGLLEEKKAPGEVIPPPGDGVQVVDPITAAAERTKPTHATSAQMEIEAASRRKISFCTNAADPSQPNGGFRLLTEKQKERCEAAVAAQCKAEQQLTEEQERACRKAGKWLRKAKGLPVDSFTGEGKIPAPELGFDAFI; encoded by the exons ATGCCCACCCTGCCCGGCTGCAGTGGCGGCCTGGGCTCCTCCTCCCACTGGCAGGCAGCTGAACGTGTCTTCAGGCCTCAGAAAACCA CCTTtttacagcccctctgcttcactttccagctgcCCTGTGCTCCGGGGTCtctgccccctgccccgccgcgggtTCCCATCCTCGGCACGGACCGCCGGGCGCTGGCGGGCGGCGCGGCTCTCGGCGGAGCGCGGGCGGCGCGGCTCTCGGCGGAGCGCGGGCGGCGCGGCTCTCGGCGGAGCGCGGGCGGCGCGGCTCTCGGCGGAGCGCGGGCGGCGCGGCTCTCGGCGGAGCGCGGGCGGCGCGGCTCTCGGCGGAGCGCGGGCGGCGCGGCTCTCGGCGGAGCGCGGGCGGCGCGGCTCTCGGCGGAGCGCGGGCGGCGCGGCTCTCGGCGGAGCGCGGGCGGCGCGGCTCTCGGCGGAGCGCGGGCGGCGCGGCTCTCGGCGGAGCGCGGGCGGCGCGGCTCTCGGCGGAGCGCGGGCGGCGCGGCTCTCGGCGGAGCGCGGGCGGCGCGGCTCTCGGCGGAGCGCGGGCGGCGCGGCTCTCGGCGGAGCGCGGGCGGCGCGGCTCTCGGCGGAGCGCGGGCGGCGCGGCTCTCGGCGGAGCGCGGGCGGCGCCCGGAGCTTTGCGTTAAGCGGCGTCTCCTGGCACCGGGACgcggcgggggcagcggggccgcggcTGCGGGGCCCCCGGGGCCGGGGAAGGGGCCGGTGGGCGCGA ctCTCTGCAATAAACTGATGAAatcagcagcttgccagcagcacCCGCATTTGCTCAAGATGAAGAGGAGTTTTCATGTTCAGGCAGAGCAGCAGAATAAACTGTGTGGTCCTGACACCACACAACCCTACGCCCTCACCTTGGGAAACATGGCGGGAGCACGTTCTATAGGATTCCTGGCAGATATTCTTG gtagcagactccaacatggcactcctaTCTATGTACCTGCACATCTTTACAAGGCTGAATCCACTTGGCGATTTGGAAAGAGCAGAGGTCAAAGTAGTCCCATGTCCCTTGACAAGTTGTTCTTAGCAGTCAGCACGCTGCAGAATGTCTGCAAGGCAGCCCCGGTCAGGTCCCACGTTCATCACCACACAAAAGTCAAGGAAGCCTGGGAAAGTGAGCAACACCACCCTGAAAGGTATCACA ttcgtgggaatgacaaacaaatacacaaaccctCCCGGCAGCGCAAAAATGATCAGGCAGCCCAGCTCCAACATGCGAAATTGCGCAGGGACTCTCTGACCCCAAGGAGAATCTCTGTGCCCtttgaaaccaaaatgctgcagctcaagctgaaaaactctttgcatggacccactgtgaagtcctccatccctgctccatCTGCTGTGCGGCTCAAGACTTGCCCTGGTCTGCTGGAGGAAAAGAAAGCTCCTGGTGAAGTCATTCCTCCCCCTGGAGATGGGGTTCAGGTTGTTGATCCCAttacagctgctgctgagaggaccAAACCAACGCATGCGACCAGTGCACAAATGGAAATTGAAGCGGCCTccagaagaaaaatctctttttgcacGAATGCTGCAGACCCTTCCCAGCCTAACGGTGGGTTCAGGCTTctgacagaaaaacagaaggagcGGTGCGAGGCAGCTGTTGCAGCTCAGtgtaaggcagagcagcagctcacggAAGAACAGGAGCGAGCGTGCAGGAAAGCT GGAAAGTGGCTACGGAAAGCGAAAGGTCTGCCTGTGGACTCTTTCACTGGGGAGGGGAAGATACCTGCTCCTGAACTGGGCTTTGATGCATTTATCTGA